From a region of the Rhinolophus sinicus isolate RSC01 linkage group LG04, ASM3656204v1, whole genome shotgun sequence genome:
- the LOC109461035 gene encoding beta-defensin 104A → MIEIGLFQVIKFVVIKLFIIFLLFHNVPVRSDLDTDKICGYGTARCRRNCKREEFRIGTCPNTSKCCLKKWNAAPLNPVKH, encoded by the exons atgatag aaatcGGTTTGTTTCAAGTTATCAAATTTGTAGTCAtcaaattgttcataatattcctgtTATTCCATAATGTTCCTG TGAGAAGTGACCTTGACACAGACAAGATATGTGGCTATGGGACTGCCCGCTGCCGGAGGAATTGTAAAAGAGAGGAATTCAGGATTGGCACATGCCCCAACACCTCTAAATGCTGTTTGAAAAAATGGAATGCTGCCCCACTGAATCCTGTGAAACACTGA
- the LOC109461034 gene encoding uncharacterized protein LOC109461034, translating to MKKKKKTKYNIFLLATIAEGRLFRTEVWVALREQEALLYLKGMRYALGWLLPCVARSAFFDEKCYNLKGRCTNSCERNEELVALCQKALKCCLILQPCLKRKKKKIY from the exons atgaagaaaaagaagaagacaaaataCAACATCTTCCTGCTTGCAACCATTGCTGAGGGAAGACTCTTCAGGACAGAAGTTTGGGTGGCTTTGCGAGAACAAGAGGCTCTCTTATATTTGAAAGGAATGCGATATGCTCTCG GGTGGCTCCTTCCTTGTGTAGCCAGGAGCGCATTTTTTGATGAGAAATGCTACAATCTTAAAGGGAGATGCACGAATTCATGTGAGAGAAATGAAGAACTTGTTGCTTTATGCCAGAAGGCTCTGAAATGCTGTCTGATACTCCAGCCatgtttgaaaaggaaaaaaaaaaaaatatattaa